The nucleotide window ATCTGCCTCATTCTCTACTGAAGATCAGGCCAATTAGATGCATCTAGTCATATGATTCTTAATGCTGCTCACACTGATCAACCCTTTTTTTCCTTGTAGCTTCGGAATTTGTTATGGGCAACTTCAAAGCATGATGTTTATTTCATGTCGAATTCCACAGTAGGCCACTGGTCGTCATTGTCTCACAAAATGACAGATGTTCTTGATTTCTCAGGGCATGTTGCTCCAGCAAAGGTTTTCCTCTTTTAAAGTTCCTGGTGCTTCCTTCTGATCAGTTACTCTTATTTTTTCTCCCAAGTTTGACGTTCTGTTTGTTGATTTATACCGATTATGCAAGTAACCTATATTAATTTGTTGGTTACACAGAAACACCCTGGCTGTGCACTAGAAGGGTTTACTGGCGTTCAAGTTAGCACACTTGCAGTAAATGAGGGTTTGTTGGTCGCTGGTGGTTTTCAAGGAGAACTAGTTTGCAAGGTAAGGTGTTAGGCAGTGTTACTATTACTGTAACCTCCACTTGAATTCTATATCTGCTGCATTTTGTTTTCTTCCAATTTTCTTCTATTTGTGCTAAGTATTTTATATCGGAAGTTACAAAATGGTCAGAAATCATCCTTATGCCTGTTTGAAATAAAGGTTTTTGTTATATTTTATAGGAATATAATCCTCTAGAAAATTTCCCTATGAAGTTCTTTTTGTGATTGTTGGATTAGCTTTGAAAAAATCCTATATGAACTCTTCCTTCACCTTTGGAGAGTTTGAAACATCTAGTCAACCTCATGTTTTCAGTAAGAAGTTCAACCTCTTCTTTCTCTAGTCAAGAAGTATTTGCTTGTAAAGTTCAGGTGGACCTTCCAGACAGATATTTTAACTCCCGTAAAAAATCCAGGAGACATGATATCCAATTCCTGTGGTTTTACTATTTTTACGTCTTTCCACTCTGCATTCTAAATTGGTCATATCTCCCTTCTGTTGTTAGGCTGACATATACTCCCTTAGTATATAGGCAGCAGAGTAGGAATGAGAAACAAAAGAGACACTGCATAAGGGAGTAGTATATACTTATATAGGCAGCAGATTGGCCTTAGTTTCTCTTTAATCGAATACCTGATTTATATAAATGGTAAATCATGAATAGCAGGCTTACATGCTCTGCATTTCTTTGTATTTATTCAGAGTCTAGGAGAACGTGATGTTAAGTTCTGCACAAGGACTACTTTGAGTGACAATGCTATCACAAATGCTATGGATATACACAGATCTACAAGGTAAAAAATTCACTTGCAGGCCTCGCATCTGAAGTTGTAGATATTGTTATAGAAATCTGAAGGTTTGCAAAATACTCATGCAGTGGAAGCTTGCGCATTACGGTATCGAATAATGATTCTGGTGTTCGTGAATTCGACATGGAAAGATTTCAGCTCTTGAATCACTTCCGTTTTAACTGGCCAGTGAATGTAAGTTCTATCTCTTCAAgatcacataaagatttcaggTTATTGTACCTTTCTTAACCGTTCCCCTTACCTGTCGTTTCCCCAATGACAGCACACATCTGTGAGCCCGGACAAGAAACTTTTGGCAGTAGTTGGAGATGACCGGGACGCTCTTCTTGTTGATTCACGAAATGGCAAGGTATTTGGCTAGTTGTATATGCTTGTTATCAGCCATTGTCTTTTGTAGGTATCTCAGATTTTATTATGTTGGTTTAATTTTATTATTGGCTCCTTGCATTACTAATAAAGTGAGATGTAATCACCTTAATTATATTTATGACTGCATTGAAAGGGTTTCTTGGTGTATTCTTTTTTCTTGGACTTCCATTCCTACTGTGGAGAATGATGTACATGCATCAGTCTTCCTTGTTTCCATGCATAGGAAGATTTTGCCAGCTGTTTATTTTTGTGAAAATCGCATATCATGGGACATACTATATCCTGGTGCAATGCCTAGTTTGAAACGCCGGTGTTTTCAATCATAAATCAACTATGCTGGTGATCCTCTTTGGAAAGATCAAAGTGGAACCAGGGAGTTGGAAGTTTGTGGCAAACAAGACTAATTGCAAATGATGTCCTAGTTTTTCTTTTGCGTTTCACCTTCTGATTGTTTTTATTATTGCACAGGGCTCTGCCCTTGATGTTTCATCTTTATCAATAAAACAGGCAGAGGCCATGCCTCTTTTGTGAAGGAAGAAAACTGTTTTGAAGGCATTATCGTGACTGTGTTGTGTTATCTGGACAGATCAGTATTCAATTTTTCTTTCCTGTGTGCAGGTAACTTCTACCCTAGTTGGCCATCTGGACTACTCATTTGCCTCAGCATGGCACCCGGACGGTGTCACCTTTGCAACCGGGAACCAGGACAAGACCTGCCGGGTCTGGGACATCCGGAACCCGTCGACCTCCCTCGCGGTCCTGAGGGGCAACATCGGCGCAATCCGGTGCATCCGCTACTCCTCGGACGGGCGGTTCCTTCTCTTCTCCGAGCCCGCCGACTTTGTGCACGTCTACAGCGCCGCCGAGTGCTACCGGAAGCGGCAGGAGATTGACTTCTTCGGCGAGATCTCCGGGATCTCGCTCAGCCCGGACGACGAGTCCCTGTTCGTGGGGGTGTGCGACCGCGTCTACGCCAGCCTGCTGAATTATAGGATGGTACACGCCAACGGGTACCTGGACTCGTACATGTAGATGAATAAAACCTTTGTGTTTGACGGGCAAGAAAGAGCGCCAGAACTGCTGAAAATCTGAAGATCTCGCTTGGCCCGGGTGACGAGCCCCTGTTGTTCGAGGGGGCGAGATATGTCAGCATGCTCCATTACAGGATAGTCCAGGTGTGCCTTCGGGCACCTGGACTCTGTACATGTAGAGAAAGAAAACTTGGTGCGAAGTTTAGTGTGTTCGTGTAAAGGAAGAGCGGAATTGCTTAAAATCTGCCGAACTGTAACTTTAATGAGATCAGTATGGAATTTATACCAACTTCACCTTCGAACGCAAACAGAGTCGAGTTTGAGTGAGCTGAGCTGAGGTCGGGTTAGCTCCTATAAGTTGAAGCGCCTTCAGTTAGAGTAAGGATGCAACTGTGCATTCCATGAATTATTCCGTCAGTGTACGTGAATCGTTTTCCCTCTGGAGACGGGCGACTAGAAACCCTAGCCGCGACCAGGGGAGCCGAGCCTTTCCAGTGCTGCCTTCCAGCGTCTCCCCTCAGCCGGGTGCTGTCTTTCAGCAGCTCCCCTCTGCCAACGACCTCTTGGTCTGTATCGAGGATATCTGGAAGACGGGTCATTTATTGGGTTCGTGGTTGATGCCTGATAGGTATGATTTTCTCTCTAGCGTCTTAGTTGTGTGGGGGTTGCCATATCTAGTGGGGTGGGAGATGGAGGTGTTGTATCACATGGGCTGACTTATCATGGGTTTGGGCATGTGAGTTTGTTGACGAATTATAAAGCTCACAATTCAGCTAGGCATGCTTTATCGCTGGCTCGGGGAACCCATATTTGGTTAGGCCAACCCTATCATCCTATATGTATTCCTAAGGTGACTATCAATAAAAACTTGGATGATTGTGTTAAAAAATACTGTGATTGGATGCGTCGGGGTTGTCATTCTCTCCTCCCTACCTGAAATACCACATGCCAAACCCTATATTCGGGTCTTTTCGGATCGGACAAAGGCAGTGCTATAAGCTATGCTTGGTCGCATGTTCCCTATTGGCAGCATCGTCTTGGAGATGGTTCTCGCCTAAGGGATCTGTGGTTCATGGCAGTTGTTGCCTATTAGTGGCGGTTTGTGTGGCAATGATGATGGTAATGAGTGAGTTCAGGGTCACAACAAGGTTGTCGTACTCTCTTCGACTTTTGCCAGGATCGTGGTGGTATGTTTGCCGAGGAGTCGGAGCTACGATGGCATGGTTCGGATGGTGATGCTGAAAAGTGAGGGGTGGTCTAGCTCGGCAGCCCTTTGCGATGCCAAATTTGCATATTTATCTCTCATGGCTTGGCATTCGAACTTAGGGCTAGTTCTTTTGAGGCCTATGGGCTGGTTGTGGAAATAAGTTGTCCCCTTCCTTGTTTATTCTAGAGGCCATTAAGAGTTAAGTAGTAGTTTTTTAGAATAAAATTTTAGTTTGTGCTTCTAGAATAAGTTGAGAAGGGAGCAGCTAGCTTATTTCCATAACTACTCATAAGCCCAAAAGAATTGGCCCTTAGAGTTGTGTTGTTGTTGACGTGTGTGGTCGATCGTTTGGCATGGATCCATGTGTGGCGTACACGGTGAGGATTTCATCCATGATCATTAACTGAAGATAAATTTAGAGTTACATACGAGTGATAACCATCCTCGACGGTGGTGTTTCTTCTCGGTGGTGTGTGTGAGATCTTTATTCTTAGCCAGTTCGTAATGGTGGTGCCTGCCATCGTGACGGCCAGCGTGTTCGCAATGTTTTTCCGTAGTTAACCTAGTCGACAATTGTCTTATATACTACTCCTTCCACCCAATAATATAAGAATATAGTGTCAAAAACGCTATTATATCATGGGACGATGCTTTTGCCTTTGAGTTCGGAAAAAGAACTCATATTGAGTTCGGAAAAAGAACTCACAGGGACCAGAGCGAGAGAAAGAAAGgttaaagagagagagagagagaaagaaaaaggTTGTGTTTTCAACTCGCCTAGGGAAGCATACATATAGATCGAAACAAAGAAACCAACATTTTCTAGTAGACCACGCTAACAAAACTAGAAAAGGCACTAGAGCAGTCGCGATGCGCCGGCGAACCATGAACGGCAATAGCTACCGTGccgatgcggcggcggcggcgctctgGTTGAGCATGGATTTGATGCGCTCCAGCTTGAGCTCCTCCCGGAACTGCCGGATGAACCGCTCGGCCCGCGCGTTCACCTCCGCCTTCTCTTCTACCTCCGCGTACGCGCGCCGCTCGACGATCTCCGCCACCTTCGCCGGCTCCCGCTTCCTCAGCTTCTCCGTCGTAGCACCCTTGGCGGCCGCCGTGGCTGGCGTTGGCTCCGGCGCCGGCGCGTCTCGCTGCCGGAACGCTACTGCTGTGCACGCGTCTCCCAAGCATCTAGACGTCTCCGTCCGCGTCTCTGCTCCTGCCTTGTCGCTCCCTGACATCGAAGCCGCTGAACGCAGTCCCGCTTCGGCTGCTGCACCAGGAGCACTCTGTGTCGACGGAGCCACCGTTGCCGTCATGCTTTCTCCGGCCGGCAGGGTCGGCTCTGGCCTCACCGCGTGCCTGATCTCCTCTCCTCCCTCTTCTTGCGACGACGTGTAGTACTCTTGCACGTGGTGGAGCTGCGACGGCGACGCCGGCGGCGTGAGGCCGCTGTCGTAGTCGTGCTCGGGCACGGAGTGGAAGGCGGCGAAGACGGACATGGAGCGGAGGCGCTCCATGACCATGGACGACGCGCTCCGGGTGAGCCTCCTCCGCCTAGCCACCTGCGCGTCGCCGCCCTGCGCCCAGGACAAGACGGCCACGGCGCCGACGACGACGTTGAAGAAGAGGAAACACGCCGCGCCGGAGCCGAGCCACGGCCAGCACCAGGCAGACTCCGCCGCCATTCTAATGAATCTTTTACAGGTATGGAGGCTTTCCAGCGAGATGGAGATACACTGGTGGTGATCGATGAGTAGATGGTGAAGACTGAGGAATGAAGTGAGGAGTCAGAAGCACACTTAGTGTGGCGTATATGTAGTACACTAGCTAGGCGTGTACAGCGACAGCTGCTTTAAGCTTTGTTGAGATGATGAGCACGTATAAACCATAAACTATAACGAGTACAAAGAAAGAATACGCGTACGTACAAAAGCTAGCTCCGTGGTTGTTAAAATGTTGAGCACGTGTACTTCATGAAATTGGGGCCATTATTCAACTCCAATTGGTTTGGTTGCTTCATCAACCAGCAGCCTGCGAGAACATTCCCCGCGGATTTGACTACGGTTAATTGTTCCTTTCTACACATGGCCCGACATTGGTTGGTTCCAGTCTTAATAATTTACCGCAGTATCTAGCATGGTT belongs to Triticum urartu cultivar G1812 chromosome 7, Tu2.1, whole genome shotgun sequence and includes:
- the LOC125525560 gene encoding uncharacterized WD repeat-containing protein C2A9.03-like, whose amino-acid sequence is MAASVREGAAAAAAAGHAADDYDVSDGEMDVDVEAGSELQHAGDDRRDGDGDDEYALLTRITDTSAAEARAGKDIQGIPWERLQITRQDYRKARLEQYKNYENFPQSGELMDKLCKQVESSSKYYEFQYNTRIVKPSILHFQLRNLLWATSKHDVYFMSNSTVGHWSSLSHKMTDVLDFSGHVAPAKKHPGCALEGFTGVQVSTLAVNEGLLVAGGFQGELVCKSLGERDVKFCTRTTLSDNAITNAMDIHRSTSGSLRITVSNNDSGVREFDMERFQLLNHFRFNWPVNHTSVSPDKKLLAVVGDDRDALLVDSRNGKVTSTLVGHLDYSFASAWHPDGVTFATGNQDKTCRVWDIRNPSTSLAVLRGNIGAIRCIRYSSDGRFLLFSEPADFVHVYSAAECYRKRQEIDFFGEISGISLSPDDESLFVGVCDRVYASLLNYRMVHANGYLDSYM
- the LOC125523178 gene encoding uncharacterized protein LOC125523178; the protein is MAAESAWCWPWLGSGAACFLFFNVVVGAVAVLSWAQGGDAQVARRRRLTRSASSMVMERLRSMSVFAAFHSVPEHDYDSGLTPPASPSQLHHVQEYYTSSQEEGGEEIRHAVRPEPTLPAGESMTATVAPSTQSAPGAAAEAGLRSAASMSGSDKAGAETRTETSRCLGDACTAVAFRQRDAPAPEPTPATAAAKGATTEKLRKREPAKVAEIVERRAYAEVEEKAEVNARAERFIRQFREELKLERIKSMLNQSAAAAASAR